A region of Toxorhynchites rutilus septentrionalis strain SRP chromosome 1, ASM2978413v1, whole genome shotgun sequence DNA encodes the following proteins:
- the LOC129761704 gene encoding uncharacterized protein LOC129761704 yields MEAILERIETIGNSEKSNELTLPSVVESSGLVTEGGIEKSKLTLEKYEFIKIIGKGAYGKVSLCRHRETSRYYAVKVLRKNVIAREKQITHTTNEINVLKKINHPFLVALKASFQTMDRIYFVMEYVCGGELYFHLRKDLFFTEERAKFYGAEITLAIEYLHSLKIIYRDLKLENLLLDKHGHIKIVDFGLSKEQDGKTPNSFCGTPEYLAPEVLLNEAYGPAVDWWGVGVLMYEMMYGKLPFNNSNQSTLFTLIVTAQAHFPPFLSPNARDLLRQLLTKYPDHRLGCGPTGAKEILDHTFYANINWNDVIHKRLAPPYVPRITSETDTRYFDDELTEYTVSVTPPDTDNYPLSGIDESELDFPGFSFDNMTPSLDEAADDNLSYLEVKNKAIPRLVTSPNRFLLNLCHTYPDLYENLQKSAAWRAESGRSPLKSTFQIDYDHLPEYRLGPLSEGTEHFIRECNPTVCTGCDSCYGGLCSCQLCHSGDRVWCPGQYPCRTLGEPTKILRSYISSSHWPEKSFTGDTIEFRERISVWKSSSPFNVLTVLLLSVDEFEFVTVWGILHGGRHRACIAEAIGVPLANRHHRSLVVIFLQVDDPLDAPVYPEGTLKHQPSVHFPATNLLASVAVEVIKMETPLKNKVLMKLQQADGFQTPAASGAAGDGRFNQHTTSTTKLPSSPFLTKLGFGTGVEVLKVRRSQSKTSNRSPWAIKMLSRRAALQEEQINDRLVEEANILKNLSHPNIIGYRGFDTLEAGKKYIAMEYCNTSLGDLLEKRYDQNLGPLEVPKIERMALDILKALDYLHTEALILHGDLKSFNILVKNDFEICKLCDFGVSLPLTKDGFLDTEKRKDAQYVGTGIWSAPEVLEEDITLISSKADIFSFGLVIFETIALLPPHTFPGIKDESVASAADCAVMNRIIRGASGTAVNRKLDVSDVIVLEDDEDEFDEEGEDDVKEDEKNIPSEMVGVKRKHNELDDPELPAKSQFTHQPDSTTDAGMTPIADDSTIIIEDDDDDEEEEIDDDVHEIDDDEEEVFDEDEEGIEDVDEDDDYDGIDEDDVGNYLEYGRVGSRPAIPDAINISEEYFFVLEVFYVCTIEDYEARPSARTILNAWEKYNIDKGEKKTPEEQQK; encoded by the exons ATGGAAGCCATACTGGAACGAATA GAAACAATTGGAAATagcgaaaaatcaaacgaaTTAACATTACCTTCCGTGGTAGAATCCTCTGGATTGGTCACTGAAGGAGGTATTGAGAAATCGAAATTAACGCTGGAAAAGTatgaattcataaaaattatcgGAAAAGGAGCCTATGGGAAGGTGAGTCTCTGCCGGCACAGAGAAACTTCTCGTTATTACGCTGTGAAAGTACTCCGGAAGAACGTTATCGCCCGCGAGAAGCAAATTACGCACACGACAAACGAAATTAATGTGCTGAAAAAAATCAACCACCCGTTTTTGGTGGCATTAAAAGCTTCTTTCCAAACGATGGATAGGATATACTTCGTGATGGAGTATGTTTGTGGAGGGGAATTATATTTCCATCTCAGAAAAGATTTATTCTTCACTGAGGAGCGCGCAAAGTTTTACGGTGCCGAAATTACTCTAGCCATAGAGTATCTCCACTCGCTGAAAATCATCTACCGCGATTTGAAATTGGAAAATCTGTTGCTCGACAAACACGGCCACATAAAAATCGTTGACTTCGGTCTCAGCAAGGAACAGGATGGTAAAACACCGAATAGTTTTTGCGGTACCCCGGAATACCTCGCACCGGAAGTATTACTAAACGAGGCTTACGGTCCAGCAGTTGACTGGTGGGGAGTAGgggtgctaatgtatgaaatgATGTACGGCAAGCTGCCGTTCAATAACTCCAACCAAAGCACTCTTTTCACGTTGATTGTCACGGCACAAGCACATTTTCCACCATTCCTCAGTCCCAATGCCCGAGATTTGCTCCGTCAGCTTCTGACGAAATATCCCGACCATCGGCTCGGATGTGGCCCGACCGGTGCGAAGGAAATCTTGGATCATACCTTTTACGCGAACATCAACTGGAATGATGTGATCCACAAACGACTGGCCCCTCCTTACGTGCCACGCATCACATCCGAAACAGACACTCGCTATTTTGACGATGAGTTAACCGAATATACCGTTTCCGTTACGCCACCCGACACGGACAATTACCCGCTTAGTGGTATAGACGAGAGTGAACTGGATTTTCCAGGATTCAGTTTTGATAATATGACACCATCGTTGGATGAGGCTGCGGATGACAACTTGAGCTATCTGGAGGTCAAAA ACAAAGCGATTCCACGGCTCGTGACCAGCCCCAATCGCTTCTTGCTGAATCTCTGCCACACCTATCCCGATCTGTACGAAAATCTGCAGAAAAGTGCAGCCTGGAGGGCAGAGTCCGGTCGATCACCGTTGAAATCAACCTTCCAAATAGACTATGATCATCTGCCAGAGTACCGGTTGGGGCCACTCTCGGAGGGGACGGAACATTTCATCCGTGAGTGTAACCCAACTGTATGCACTGGATGCGACAGCTGCTACGGGGGGCTTTGTTCATGTCAGCTGTGTCACTCGGGCGACAGGGTCTGGTGTCCCGGTCAATACCCCTGCCGGACACTCGGCGAACCCACCAAAATCCTGAGAAGTTACATCAGTTCCAGCCATTGGCCAGAAAAATCATTCACGGGCGACACAATCGAGTTCAGAGAACGGATTA GCGTCTGGAAGTCTTCCTCCCCGTTCAATGTGCTGACCGTCTTGTTGCTATCGGTCGATGAGTTTGAATTTGTGACCGTCTGGGGG ATCCTGCATGGCGGACGCCATCGAGCTTGCATTGCTGAAGCGATAGGAGTTCCGCTTGCGAACCGTCACCACCGTTCGCTGGTCGTCATCTTCCTTCAGGTGGATGATCCCCTGGACGCCCCAGTATATCCGGAGGGCACCCTCAAGCACCAACCGTCCGTTCACTTCCCGGCTACGAATCTCCTGGCTTCGGTGGCTGTGGAAGTGATT AAAATGGAAACCCCACTCAAAAACAAAGTGCTCATGAAGCTCCAGCAAGCGGACGGATTCCAAACTCCAGCGGCCAGTGGTGCCGCTGGTGATGGCCGCTTCAATCAACACACCACCAGCACCACGAAGCTCCCGTCGTCCCCGTTTCTCACAAAATTGGGCTTCGGAACGG GTGTGGAGGTTCTGAAAGTAAGGCGATCACAGTCGAAAACTTCCAACCGATCACCGTGGGCCATCAAAATGCTGTCACGGCGGGCTGCCCTCCAGGAAGAGCAAATCAACGACCGTTTGGTGGAGGAGGCCAACATTTTAAA GAACCTGAGCCACCCGAATATCATAGGGTACCGTGGTTTTGACACACTCGAGGCCGGCAAAAAGTACATCGCTATGGAGTACTGCAACACTTCGCTGGGAGATCTACTGGAGAAACGATACGATCAGAACCTTGGCCCGTTGGAGGTACCCAAAATAGAACGGATGGCTTTGGACATACTGAAGGCTTTGGATTATCTCCACACGGAAGCGCTGATTCTGCACGGGGATCTCAAATCGTTCAACATTTTGGTGAAGAATGATTTCGAAATCTGCAAGCTGTGTGATTTTGGTGTGAGCCTTCCGCTGACCAAGGATGGTTTTCTGGATACCGAGAAGAGGAAGGATGCGCAGTACGTGGGAACGGGCATATGGTCCGCACCGGAGGTGCTTGAGGAGGACATTACACTGATCAGTTCGAAGGCGGACATTTTTAGCTTCGGGTTGGTGATTTTCGAAACCATTGCGCTGCTTCCGCCTCACACGTTTCCCGGGATCAAGGATGAAAGTGTGGCCAGCGCGGCAGATTGTGCCGTCATGAATAGGATCATTCGCGGCGCTAGCGGCACTGCGGTTAATCGTAAACTGGACGTAAGTGACGTTATCGTTTTAGAGGATGACGAAGATGAGTTTGATGAGGAGGGTGAGGATGATGTCAAGGAAGATGAGAAGAATATTCCGTCGGAGATGGTTGGTGTGAAGAGGAAGCACAACGAGTTGGACGATCCGGAGCTTCCGGCAAAGAGTCAGTTCACACACCAGCCGGATTCCACCACCGATGCGGGGATGACTCCGATCGCCGATGACTCCACGATTATCATTGAggatgatgatgacgacgagGAGGAGGAGATTGATGATGATGTGCATGAAATTGATGACGATGAAGAAGAGGTATTCGATGAGGACGAGGAGGGGATTGAAGATGTGGATGAAGATGACGACTATGACGGGATCGATGAAGACGACGTGGGAAATTATCTCGAGTACGGACGAGTTGGATCGCGACCAGCGATTCCGGATGCGATAAATATTTCAGAGGAATACTTTTTTGTGCTGGAGGTGTTCTATGTGTGCACCATCGAAGATTACGAGGCGAGACCATCAGCCAGGACGATTCTCAATGCGTGGGAGAAATACAATATTGATAAGGGTGAGAAAAAGACGCCGGAGGAACAACAAAAGTGa
- the LOC129763428 gene encoding uncharacterized protein LOC129763428 — MWKCHKCGKPVFFAERKQSLGYDWHPECLRCEECGKRLNPGQHAEHKGVPYCHVPCYGALFGPQLFGHGTRVESHKSFGQPELKKQAILRTPTGPTVPRGHLEAKLKAYNHFHSHRSQEIRSREVNGRLVLEGALRIYWGVQGIIHLKEDDDQRTVVTVRKRNSYRFSNASSMASAMQDLEDKENLNPDQRSDPLSSSLTEGGDNNDTTTISESISYDTLSISSDLNSISSSKPNSGENSKEVSPSHVAANGNKYVTLPPKLEVKQLEWDEIDDLLQVERRVDETEKLYRTMPSPLPSSCSQQDSEPSESVTDTDYKTLTPQTVTNSNSSTDSNKTVSTLNGEEDFQTPIGTLRSHDFEAFKMQMSQEFINGAADLGTTEGTLKLNQPIDPARINDSLKLYNESVMNRSLSDEQCRNVFSLPQGNITDSFHVVKDDGTLKKPADGPASPVVKKPRELLNGGGSNGRTKIAYQRQQSESTSATSPGTDTDSWTGDRGLLRSKSQGNYYSGNSFMDSEEEEETSGTLKASDRPQTSIHIRMDCYDEEKLGNGEVLVSSTEDSMTTTTSVPSESHVVAEDEVVLRKAPRTGSTAIKRRSGNRRSRTKLKRRCSINGHFYNRETSFFTPPHGSLMNVWVTSLVNTQEVINLLLEKYKVDSRAENFALFVVKDNGEQKKLKEDDYPLVARVILGPHEDIAKLFLMDGQQTPEISSEVAQFLNLSIPECRAILQRYHEEEQRELCRIKTKYEELRRRIVQRMESLKVRL, encoded by the exons ATGTGGAAGTGCCACAAGTGCGGCAAGCCAGTGTTTTTCG CTGAGCGAAAACAATCACTCGGTTACGATTGGCATCCGGAGTGCCTACGCTGCGAGGAATGTGGAAAGCGGCTTAATCCCGGACAGCATGCAGAG CACAAAGGAGTCCCCTACTGTCACGTGCCGTGCTATGGGGCTCTCTTCGGGCCGCAGCTCTTCGGCCACGGGACCCGCGTTGAGTCACACAAAAGTTTCGGCCAGCCAGAGCTCAAGAAGCAAGCGATCCTTCGCACGCCAACGGGTCCCACCGTTCCACGGGGGCATCTCGAGGCGAAGCTCAAGGCGTACAATCACTTCCACAGCCACCGAAGCCAGGAGATTCGTAGCCGGGAAGTGAACGGACGGTTGGTGCTTGAGGGTGCCCTCCGGATATACTGGGGCGTCCAGGGGATCATCCACCTGAAGGAAGATGACGACCAGCGAACGGTGGTGACGGTTCGCAAGCGGAACTCCTATCGCTTCAGCAATGCAAGCTCGATGGCGTCCGCCATGCAGGATCTGGAAGATAAGGAAAATCTCAACCCGGATCAGAGAAGTGATCCGCTGAGTTCGAGTTTGACCGAGGGAGGGGACAATAACGACACGACGACAATCTCGGAGAGCATATCGTACGATACGTTAAGCATTTCATCAGACTTGAATTCGATCAGTTCGTCTAAGCCTAATTCGGGTGAGAACTCGAAGGAGGTATCTCCGAGCCACGTGGCTGCCAATGGAAATAAATACGTAACACTGCCGCCAAAGCTAGAGGTGAAACAGTTGGAATGGGACGAGATCGACGATCTTTTGCAGGTTGAACGCAGAGTGGATGAAACGGAAAAGCTGTACCGGACGATGCCTTCCCCGCTGCCATCGAGTTGCTCGCAGCAGGATTCGGAGCCCTCGGAAAGTGTTACCGATACGGACTACAAAACGCTCACCCCCCAGACGGTCACAAATTCAAACTCATCGACCGATAGCAACAAGACGGTCAGCACATTGAACGGGGAGGAAGACTTCCAGACGCCTATTGGAACACTTCGATCGCATGATTTCGAGGCATTCAAAATGCAAATGAGTCAGGAGTTCATCAATGGAGCAGCCGATCTGGGGACTACCGAGGGAACGCTCAAACTGAACCAACCCATCGATCCGGCTAGGATCAACGATTCGCTCAAGCTGTACAACGAATCGGTGATGAATCGGAGCCTGTCGGATGAGCAGTGTAGGAATGTGTTTTCATTGCCACAGGGAAATATAACAG attCCTTTCATGTGGTGAAAGACGATGGAACGCTGAAAAAGCCAGCCGACGGTCCGGCGAGTCCGGTGGTGAAGAAACCTCGAGAGTTGCTGAACGGCGGTGGCAGCAATGGTCGCACCAAAATAGCCTACCAGCGGCAGCAATCCGAGTCTACGTCGGCCACTTCGCCCGGAACTGACACGGACAGCTGGACCGGAGATCGGGGACTGCTGCGGTCGAAATCTCAGGGTAACTACTATTCCGGCAATAGTTTCATGGACAGCGAGGAGGAGGAGGAAACTTCCGGCACGCTGAAGGCATCGGACCGACCGCAGACCTCCATTCACATTCGGATGGATTGTTACGACGAGGAAAAGCTTGGGAATGGCGAGGTGCTGGTGAGCAGCACCGAGGACAGTATGACAACGACTACCAGTGTACCCAGCGAAAGCCATGTGGTGGCAGAAGATGAAGTGGTGCTGAGGAAGGCTCCCAGGACGGGTTCCACGGCGATCAAGAGACGCTCAGGGAATCGTCGCTCGAGGACAAAGCTGAAGCGGCGCTGTTCCATCAATGGTCATTTTTATAACCGAGAAACGTCGTTCTTTACGCCCCCGCATGGGTCGCTGATGAATGTGTGGGTCACGTCGCTGGTGAATACTCAGGAG GTGATCAATCTATTGCTGGAGAAATACAAGGTGGACAGTCGGGCCGAGAACTTTGCTCTGTTTGTGGTGAAGGACAATGGCGAGCAGAAAAAGCTGAAGGAGGACGACTATCCGCTGGTGGCAAGGGTTATTTTGGGACCACACGAGGACATCGCTAAGCTCTTTTTGATGGATGGCCAGCAGACGCCAGAGATAAG TAGTGAAGTGGCCCAGTTTTTGAACCTGTCGATACCGGAGTGCCGCGCTATTCTGCAGCGCTATCACGAGGAAGAGCAGAGGGAACTGTGTCGAATAAAAACAAA ATACGAGGAACTGCGGAGAAGGATCGTTCAAAGGATGGAATCGCTAAAAGTTAGACTGTGA
- the LOC129763431 gene encoding uncharacterized protein C15orf61 homolog — protein MLSRKIIKPKPKVSEVLTAYLKQCNEPPWTSYFIKHRDVLNDQFGRSHFNWTLDTGTNYHILRTGCYPYMKYHCTKRRWQDLRVEDNFFKAIKVINLGLPQLGYGLAARFLIRHVEWVDMGSKHGRIPIYFLYEEDKGSLY, from the exons ATGTTgtcgagaaaaattataaaacctaAACCAAAAGTTTCCGAAGTGCTCACTGCCTACCTAAAACAGTGTAACGAACCGCCCTGGACGTCTTACTTCATAAAG CATCGCGATGTACTGAACGACCAATTTGGTCGATCGCACTTCAACTGGACGCTGGACACCGGGACTAATTATCACATCCTGCGGACCGGATGCTATCCGTACATGAAGTATCACTGCACCAAACGCCGCTGGCAGGATCTTCGCGTAGAGGACAACTTCTTCAAGGCCATAAAGGTGATCAATCTCGGATTACCGCAGCTGGGCTACGGACTGGCGGCACGTTTCCTGATACGACACGTGGAATGGGTAGACATGGGGAGCAAACATGGGCGAATACCTATCTACTTTTTGTACGAGGAGGACAAGGGTTCTTTGTATTAA
- the LOC129763430 gene encoding NADH-ubiquinone oxidoreductase 49 kDa subunit, with protein MAFSVLNSVTKKAASNVYITNCLLKNVGALYNSQQVRNAGKWHPDPEFISQFNAAVMYPDEVTSKWKIPPWNSKLAPVEKTVRNVKLNFGPQHPAAHGVLRLVLELDGETVMRADPHIGLLHRGTEKLIEYKTYTQALPYFDRLDYVSMMCNEQCFSLAVEKLLNIDIPLRAKYIRVLFGEITRILNHIMAIGTHALDVGALTPFFWLFEEREKMMEFYERVSGARMHAAYIRPGGVSQDMPLGLLDDIYEFASKFGERLDEVEDVLTTNRIWVQRTEDIGIVSAEDALNYGFSGVMLRGSGIKWDLRKSQPYDAYDLVEFDVPIGTKGDCYDRYLCRIEEMRQSLRIIDQCLNQMPAGEIKTDDAKLTTPSRSEMKNSMEALIHHFKLFTQGYQVPPGSTYTAIEAPKGEFGVYLVADGSSKPYRCKIKAPGFAHLAAIDKIGKHHMLADIVAIIGTLDVVFGEIDR; from the coding sequence ATGGCCTTTTCGGTGCTGAATTCGGTGACCAAAAAGGCGGCGTCGAATGTTTATATAACCAATTGTTTGTTGAAAAATGTCGGAGCTTTATATAATTCCCAGCAGGTGCGCAATGCTGGGAAGTGGCATCCCGATCCGGAATTCATCAGTCAATTCAATGCGGCCGTGATGTATCCGGATGAGGTCACCTCCAAGTGGAAGATACCTCCATGGAACAGCAAGCTTGCTCCGGTTGAGAAGACGGTCCGTAACGTTAAGCTCAACTTCGGTCCTCAACATCCGGCGGCTCACGGTGTGCTGCGTTTGGTGCTGGAGCTGGATGGAGAAACCGTGATGAGGGCTGATCCGCACATTGGTCTCTTGCACCGTGGCACGGAAAAGTTAATTGAATACAAGACGTATACCCAGGCGTTGCCCTATTTCGATCGGTTGGACTACGTCTCGATGATGTGCAACGAGCAGTGCTTCTCGTTGGCAGTTGAGAAGCTGCTGAACATCGATATCCCATTGCGGGCCAAGTACATTCGCGTGTTGTTTGGTGAAATCACCAGGATTCTGAACCATATTATGGCCATTGGAACCCACGCTCTGGATGTGGGTGCATTGACACCGTTTTTCTGGTTGTTTGAAGAGCGTGAGAAAATGATGGAATTTTACGAACGTGTTTCTGGTGCTCGTATGCATGCCGCTTATATTCGTCCGGGAGGTGTATCGCAGGACATGCCACTCGGACTGCTGGATGATATTTACGAGTTTGCTTCGAAGTTTGGCGAGCGTCTGGATGAGGTTGAAGATGTTCTCACGACCAACCGTATTTGGGTGCAGCGTACGGAGGATATTGGTATTGTTTCGGCCGAGGATGCTTTGAATTATGGCTTCAGTGGCGTTATGCTACGCGGCTCCGGCATTAAGTGGGATCTTCGCAAATCGCAACCATACGATGCTTATGACTTGGTCGAATTCGATGTGCCCATCGGTACCAAGGGAGATTGTTACGATCGCTATTTGTGCCGCATCGAGGAAATGCGTCAGTCGCTACGTATTATCGATCAGTGTCTCAATCAGATGCCCGCCGGGGAAATTAAAACCGATGACGCTAAGTTGACAACGCCATCGCGatctgaaatgaaaaattctaTGGAAGCACTGATTCATCACTTCAAGCTGTTCACTCAGGGCTACCAAGTACCACCCGGTTCGACCTATACGGCAATCGAAGCACCAAAAGGAGAGTTCGGTGTTTATTTGGTAGCCGATGGTTCCAGCAAACCGTATCGCTGCAAGATCAAGGCCCCCGGATTTGCGCATCTAGCTGCGATTGATAAGATCGGAAAGCATCACATGCTCGCCGATATTGTGGCCATCATCGGAACGCTAGACGTTGTGTTTGGTGAAATCGATCGTTGA